From a single Dysidea avara chromosome 14, odDysAvar1.4, whole genome shotgun sequence genomic region:
- the LOC136244025 gene encoding uncharacterized protein, which produces MRQPLYDGKYFETQSNVDQFVNQYPVKPAQHAVEECNEFLAGNVLRTKFRYSALDETGVIGIACRHEHPYSFYSLRHGERISYIVYALEKLKEQCSNQSAVYLLYDVACILKRHLQSQQRNDLTEFFKLVVPVFHAYGHKVDCQFSMSAAYQAGFGLTDGEVLERCIWAVYGFSHCKSYTMRNY; this is translated from the exons ATGAGACAACCACTTTATGATGGAAAGTACTTTGAAACACAAAGTAATGTTGACCAATTTGTAAATCAATACCCTGTAAAGCCTGCTCAGCATGCTGTG GAGGAGTGTAATGAATTTCTTGCTGGAAATGTTCTGCGGACCAAGTTCCGCTATTCAGCACTTGATGAAACTGGAGTTATAGGAATAGCTTGCCGCCATGAACATCCTTACAGTTTTTACAGCTTACGACATGGAGAAAG GATATCATATATTGTATATGCACTAGAGAAACTAAAGGAGCAATGTTCAAACCAATCTGCTGTCTATTTGCTCTATGATGTTGCTTGCATTTTAAAGCGCCATTTGCAG AGTCAACAAAGGAATGACCTAACTGAGTTTTTTAAGCTAGTAGTGCCCGTGTTCCATGCATATGGCCACAAAGTAGACTGTCAA TTCTCAATGAGTGCTGCATACCAAGCGGGATTTGGTCTTACCGATGGAGAAGTTTTGGAacgttgtat ATGGGCAGTATATGGCTTCTCGCATTGCAAGAGCTATACAATGCGAAACTACTAA
- the LOC136244271 gene encoding general transcription factor II-I repeat domain-containing protein 1-like, with protein MVHHNNNVYHGGTKQGRKFLSENSDISRFTLAVQTEDTHEVVNPKEKALLRIAVQNILNAKYALAVGGPKAHVPYESLQPSLVAGLPPGVEWKRPSHYGINTLKLIVENADNIYFKVGYHNQVQSNASEHVSGDHQGSSQEMQQSLTVQRPGSNNNSVGEGVPMSTRRFSFGEKLDLLYNSKVVARGDAVRVKSCMESLCHSPSRK; from the exons ATGGTCCATCACAATAACAATGTATACCATGGTGGCACTAAACAAGGACGTAAATTTCTGTCAGAAAATTCAGATATATCAAGGTTTACTTTGGCTGTACAGACTGAAG ataCTCATGAAGTGGTCAATCCAAAAGAAAAGGCTTTGTTACGGATAGCCGTACAAAACATTCTAAATGCTAAATATG CATTAGCTGTTGGAGGTCCCAAAGCTCATGTGCCTTATGAGTCTTTGCAGCCATCTCTTGTAGCAGGGTTGCCACCTGGCGTGGAATGGAAACGCCCATCACATTACGGCATTAATACTCTGAAACTCATTGTTGAGAATGCAGACAATATCTACTTCAAag TGGGGTACCACAACCAGGTGCAATCAAATGCTAGTGAACATGTATCAGGGGATCACCAAGGATCCAGTCAAGAGATGCAACAGTCACTGACAG TTCAAAGACCTGGATCTAACAACAATTCTGTGGGTgaag GTGTGCCGATGTCAACAAGGAGATTTTCTTTTGGTGAGAAATTAGATCTTTTGTACAACAGCAAAGTAGTTGCAAGAGGTGATGCAGTTAGGGTGAAGAGCTGCATGGAAAGCCTGTGCCACTCTCCTTCCAGAAAGTAG
- the LOC136244270 gene encoding uncharacterized protein isoform X1, whose translation MESDNRGPHDKVPEELYYHEEPRAHSPLLEDRPIALFSSRHHSHHLTLTTDCTPNTDHTEETSSNDYEALMYEDDEPQASDYDDGSDISCSDDDSSSRDIDFEEAARYARMIKNQFEMDDFLRDHEQHTNLLDLLPKVSITSRQFQSSKENRNHHVTGHKRKTLYLHCSEERLQQLSKSTQEDLKKAKIAERFAKMHYFDVTPKQKH comes from the exons ATGGAATCAGATAACAGAGGTCCACACGACAAAGTACCTGAAGAATTATACTATCATGAAGAACCACGTGCACACAGTCCTTTATTAGAAGATAGACCAATTGCACTTTTTTCAAGTCGTCACCACAGCCATCACCTCACCCTGACAACAGATTGCACACCTAATACAGATCACACAGAGGAAACCTCCTCAAA TGATTATGAAGCCTTGATGTATGAAGATGATGAGCCACAGGCTAGTGATTATGATGATG GTTCAGATATCAGTTGTTCTGATGATGATAGCAGTTCAAGGGATATTGACTTTGAAGAAGCAGCTCGATATGCAAGAATGATCAAGAACCAATTTGAAATGGATGACTTTCTTAGA GACCATGAACAACATACAAACTTACTGGACCTTCTTCCTAAAGTTTCCATTACGAGTAGGCAATTTCAAAGCAGCAAAGAAAACAGAAACCATCATGTCACGG GTCATAAGCGTAAAACACTCTACCTACATTGCAGTGAAGAACGGCTGCAGCAGTTGTCCAAATCTACTCAAGAAGATTTGAAGAAAGCAAAGATTGCTGAAAGATTTGCAAAAATGCATTATTTTGATGTGACACCCAAACAAAAACATTAA
- the LOC136244270 gene encoding uncharacterized protein isoform X2 encodes MYEDDEPQASDYDDGSDISCSDDDSSSRDIDFEEAARYARMIKNQFEMDDFLRDHEQHTNLLDLLPKVSITSRQFQSSKENRNHHVTGHKRKTLYLHCSEERLQQLSKSTQEDLKKAKIAERFAKMHYFDVTPKQKH; translated from the exons ATGTATGAAGATGATGAGCCACAGGCTAGTGATTATGATGATG GTTCAGATATCAGTTGTTCTGATGATGATAGCAGTTCAAGGGATATTGACTTTGAAGAAGCAGCTCGATATGCAAGAATGATCAAGAACCAATTTGAAATGGATGACTTTCTTAGA GACCATGAACAACATACAAACTTACTGGACCTTCTTCCTAAAGTTTCCATTACGAGTAGGCAATTTCAAAGCAGCAAAGAAAACAGAAACCATCATGTCACGG GTCATAAGCGTAAAACACTCTACCTACATTGCAGTGAAGAACGGCTGCAGCAGTTGTCCAAATCTACTCAAGAAGATTTGAAGAAAGCAAAGATTGCTGAAAGATTTGCAAAAATGCATTATTTTGATGTGACACCCAAACAAAAACATTAA